In a genomic window of Saccharothrix sp. HUAS TT1:
- a CDS encoding TAXI family TRAP transporter solute-binding subunit codes for MRSWTLRAATGVLAVGLVAAGCGGKQTPAASPSGTAGGAACEAGDGRITIATGNSGGVYYVIGGGLAKLISDNTGLKATAAETGASVQNIQQLVAGDYDVAFSLADTAADAVAGKGAFDGEPQQVQALTRLYPNYTQVLVRADSGIDSIADMRGKRISTGSPKSGTEVIANRLLTAAGLNPETDVQAQRLDLAKTADGMKDGSIDGLVWSGGLPTAQITDITTSLKDDVKFIDITPQLDALKEVNEVYDRGVIPAATYGQPADVPTVAVPNVLLVRSDFPEGDACAVTKLIYDKKTELEAVHPAAKDIAKEKAGMTDPVPLHPGSLDALGG; via the coding sequence ATGCGCAGCTGGACGCTTAGGGCCGCCACGGGCGTGCTCGCCGTCGGTCTCGTCGCCGCCGGGTGCGGGGGCAAGCAGACCCCGGCCGCGTCGCCGAGCGGCACCGCGGGCGGGGCCGCCTGCGAGGCGGGCGACGGCCGGATCACCATCGCCACCGGCAACTCCGGCGGCGTGTACTACGTCATCGGCGGCGGGCTGGCGAAGCTGATCAGCGACAACACCGGGCTCAAGGCCACCGCCGCCGAGACCGGCGCGTCCGTGCAGAACATCCAGCAGCTCGTCGCGGGCGACTACGACGTGGCGTTCTCGCTGGCCGACACGGCGGCCGACGCGGTCGCGGGCAAGGGCGCGTTCGACGGCGAGCCGCAGCAGGTGCAGGCGTTGACCAGGCTCTACCCGAACTACACGCAGGTGCTGGTGCGGGCCGACTCCGGGATCGACTCCATCGCCGACATGCGCGGCAAGCGGATCTCCACCGGGTCGCCCAAGTCCGGCACCGAGGTGATCGCCAACCGGCTGCTCACCGCCGCCGGGCTGAACCCGGAGACCGACGTGCAGGCCCAGCGGCTCGACCTGGCCAAGACCGCGGACGGGATGAAGGACGGCAGCATCGACGGGCTGGTGTGGTCCGGCGGCCTGCCGACGGCGCAGATCACCGACATCACCACGTCGCTGAAGGACGACGTCAAGTTCATCGACATCACACCGCAGCTGGACGCGTTGAAGGAGGTCAACGAGGTCTACGACCGGGGCGTCATCCCGGCCGCGACCTACGGCCAGCCCGCCGACGTGCCGACCGTGGCGGTGCCCAACGTGCTGCTGGTGCGGTCGGACTTCCCCGAGGGCGACGCGTGCGCCGTGACCAAGCTCATCTACGACAAGAAGACGGAGCTGGAAGCCGTGCACCCGGCGGCCAAGGACATCGCCAAGGAGAAGGCCGGGATGACCGACCCGGTGCCGCTGCACCCCGGCTCGCTGGACGCACTGGGCGGATGA
- the purD gene encoding phosphoribosylamine--glycine ligase has translation MRVLVIGSGAREHALVLALSRDPSVIALACAPGNAGIAGAAETYGVDVTDGAAVAALAKEWNADLVVVGPEQPLVAGAADAVRAIGIPCFGPSAEAARIEGSKAFAKDVMAAAGVPTAVAETVDNPARLDSALTRFGPRWVVKDDGLAAGKGVVVTNDRAVARAHAMTLLDHGHPVLLESFLDGPEVSLFCLVDGSTVVPLLPAQDFKRVGDGDSGPNTGGMGAYSPLPWAPPDLVDTIVATCVQPVVDELARRGTPFTGLLYAGLALTSTGPQVIEFNCRFGDPETQAVLALLRTPLAAVFHAAATGGLGGLPPLEWADGYAVTVVIAAEGYPGRPRTGDVIAGAEADGVLHAGTRRREDGAVVSTGGRVLSVVGTGDTLDDARSDAYRRVEGVHLTGSHHRTDIALRAANGSITLP, from the coding sequence GTGCGTGTCCTGGTCATCGGGTCTGGCGCCCGTGAACATGCCCTAGTCCTCGCCTTGTCGCGGGACCCCTCGGTGATCGCGCTGGCGTGCGCGCCGGGCAACGCCGGCATCGCCGGCGCGGCGGAGACCTACGGGGTCGACGTCACCGACGGCGCGGCGGTCGCGGCGCTGGCCAAGGAGTGGAACGCCGACCTGGTCGTGGTCGGGCCGGAGCAGCCCCTGGTGGCGGGTGCGGCGGACGCCGTGCGCGCCATCGGGATCCCCTGCTTCGGCCCGTCGGCCGAGGCGGCCCGGATCGAGGGCTCCAAGGCGTTCGCGAAGGACGTCATGGCCGCCGCGGGCGTGCCGACGGCCGTCGCGGAGACCGTCGACAACCCGGCCCGGCTCGACTCGGCGCTGACCCGCTTCGGCCCGCGCTGGGTGGTCAAGGACGACGGCCTGGCCGCCGGCAAGGGCGTGGTCGTCACCAACGACCGCGCCGTGGCCCGCGCGCACGCCATGACGCTGCTCGACCACGGCCACCCGGTGCTGCTGGAGTCGTTCCTCGACGGCCCGGAGGTGTCGCTGTTCTGCCTGGTGGACGGCTCCACCGTGGTGCCGCTGCTGCCCGCGCAGGACTTCAAGCGGGTCGGCGACGGCGACTCGGGCCCGAACACCGGCGGCATGGGCGCCTACTCACCGCTGCCCTGGGCGCCGCCCGACCTGGTGGACACGATCGTGGCCACCTGCGTCCAGCCGGTCGTGGACGAACTGGCCCGCCGCGGCACCCCGTTCACCGGCCTGCTGTACGCGGGCCTGGCGCTGACGTCCACCGGCCCGCAGGTCATCGAGTTCAACTGCCGGTTCGGCGACCCGGAGACCCAGGCCGTCCTGGCCCTGCTGCGCACCCCGTTGGCCGCCGTCTTCCACGCCGCCGCCACCGGCGGCCTGGGCGGCCTGCCGCCGCTGGAGTGGGCCGACGGCTACGCCGTGACCGTCGTCATCGCCGCCGAGGGTTACCCCGGCCGCCCCCGCACGGGTGACGTGATCGCCGGCGCGGAGGCCGACGGCGTCCTGCACGCGGGCACCCGCCGCCGCGAGGACGGCGCCGTCGTGTCCACGGGCGGGCGGGTGCTGTCCGTCGTCGGCACCGGGGACACCCTGGACGACGCGCGTTCCGACGCGTACCGCCGCGTGGAGGGCGTCCACCTGACGGGCTCCCACCACCGCACCGACATCGCGCTGCGCGCGGCGAACGGCTCGATCACCCTCCCCTGA
- a CDS encoding DUF3558 domain-containing protein: protein MLRSSKALIVLALAVGAVVAGCTQKEPGAATSSTTPVEKTTATTGTSEPTVEFPRRPAEIKVDGIADACTTLTEDQQRELGIDAAHSQPMDVIEDREMPGCSFRKNSRPLYSYEVALISDEGAGYWQSGGNLDVVQKTVAGYGALQVTLAGTTKGDCSLAVDVADGQQLFVSFLPIGDNFTQDEMCQNAAKGAEMALTTLKTVK from the coding sequence GTGCTTCGCAGCAGTAAAGCGCTCATCGTGCTCGCCCTGGCGGTCGGCGCGGTGGTGGCCGGCTGCACGCAGAAGGAGCCCGGTGCCGCCACCTCCTCCACGACCCCGGTCGAGAAGACCACGGCGACGACGGGCACGTCCGAGCCGACGGTCGAGTTCCCCCGACGGCCGGCGGAGATCAAGGTCGACGGCATCGCCGACGCCTGCACGACGCTGACCGAGGACCAGCAGCGCGAGTTGGGCATCGACGCGGCGCACAGCCAGCCGATGGACGTCATCGAGGACCGGGAGATGCCGGGGTGCAGCTTCCGGAAGAACTCGCGCCCGCTCTACAGCTACGAGGTCGCGCTGATCTCGGACGAGGGGGCCGGTTACTGGCAGAGCGGCGGCAACCTCGACGTCGTCCAGAAGACGGTGGCGGGGTACGGCGCGCTCCAGGTGACGCTGGCGGGAACGACCAAGGGTGATTGCTCGCTCGCGGTGGACGTTGCGGACGGGCAGCAGTTGTTCGTCTCCTTCCTGCCGATCGGCGACAACTTCACCCAGGACGAGATGTGCCAGAACGCGGCCAAGGGCGCGGAGATGGCGCTGACGACGTTGAAGACTGTGAAGTGA